From one Nonomuraea polychroma genomic stretch:
- a CDS encoding FAD-dependent monooxygenase encodes MNTEPQVIVVGAGPVGQSAALLLARWGIPVLVLDRRPERDAAGSRSICQQRDVLDVWAAVGAGKVAEEGLTWTTARTFYRDRELFSWSFEREGPMPPFVNISQARTEQILDEVIAGQPLIEVRWSHEVTGLTQDASGVTVHCGQRLLRAPYVLVCAGARAQQVRQSLGVTFDGETFDDQFLICDIKADLPGWENERRFYFDPVWNPGRQVLIHPCPGGTFRIDWQIAPDFIPTKPDISRKIRQIIGDLPYELLWHSTYRFHSRIASRMRVGRVLLAGDCAHLVAPFGARGLNSGVPDAENAAWKLAFVLNGWAGGGLLESYHAERHAAARENLDVTAATMRFIAPRSVEERMHRRAVLEGGLVAEVDSGRFAEPYWYVDSPLTTPEPTRPFTGRPPKGALCPPAPGVILPDIGISGGRLREFCRDGFLVLLGDMCDSSLFVQVLGKVTTAPLAVRGLAEMDGTGSLTERLGAEPDEAWVVRPDSHIAAIIPHASPESVAAALSRALGGSPDITP; translated from the coding sequence ATGAACACCGAACCGCAGGTCATCGTGGTCGGCGCGGGCCCGGTCGGGCAGAGTGCCGCGTTGTTGCTGGCCCGCTGGGGCATCCCGGTGCTGGTGCTGGACCGGCGGCCGGAGCGGGACGCGGCCGGGTCCCGCTCGATCTGCCAGCAGCGGGACGTGCTCGACGTCTGGGCCGCCGTAGGCGCGGGCAAGGTGGCCGAGGAGGGGCTGACCTGGACGACCGCCCGCACCTTTTACCGCGATCGCGAGCTGTTCTCCTGGTCGTTCGAGCGGGAAGGCCCGATGCCGCCGTTCGTGAACATCTCGCAGGCGCGCACCGAGCAGATCCTCGACGAGGTCATCGCCGGGCAGCCGCTCATCGAGGTGCGCTGGAGCCACGAGGTGACCGGGCTCACGCAGGACGCCTCCGGCGTCACGGTGCACTGCGGGCAGCGGCTGCTGCGGGCGCCGTACGTGCTGGTCTGCGCCGGGGCCAGGGCCCAGCAGGTACGCCAGTCGCTCGGCGTCACGTTCGACGGTGAGACGTTCGACGACCAGTTCCTCATCTGCGACATCAAGGCCGACCTGCCGGGGTGGGAGAACGAGCGCCGCTTCTACTTCGATCCCGTCTGGAATCCGGGACGGCAGGTGCTGATCCACCCCTGCCCCGGAGGCACGTTCAGGATCGACTGGCAGATCGCGCCCGACTTCATCCCCACCAAGCCTGATATTTCGCGAAAAATCAGGCAAATCATTGGTGACCTGCCCTACGAGCTGCTCTGGCACAGCACCTACCGCTTCCACTCCCGCATCGCCTCCCGCATGCGCGTCGGCCGGGTGCTGCTGGCCGGAGACTGCGCCCACCTGGTGGCCCCGTTCGGGGCGCGCGGGCTCAACTCCGGCGTGCCCGACGCCGAGAACGCGGCATGGAAGCTGGCCTTCGTGCTCAACGGCTGGGCCGGGGGCGGCCTGCTGGAGTCGTACCACGCCGAGCGGCACGCGGCGGCGCGGGAGAACCTCGACGTCACCGCCGCCACCATGCGTTTCATCGCGCCACGGAGCGTGGAGGAGCGGATGCACCGGCGGGCGGTGCTGGAGGGCGGGCTCGTCGCGGAGGTCGACTCCGGGCGCTTCGCCGAGCCGTACTGGTATGTCGACTCGCCGCTGACCACGCCGGAGCCGACGCGGCCCTTCACGGGCAGGCCGCCCAAGGGTGCGTTGTGCCCGCCCGCGCCCGGCGTGATCCTGCCTGACATCGGCATTTCGGGCGGGCGGCTGCGTGAGTTCTGCCGGGATGGATTTCTCGTACTTCTGGGTGATATGTGCGATTCGAGTTTGTTTGTGCAGGTCCTGGGCAAGGTCACTACGGCGCCGCTCGCCGTACGCGGGCTCGCGGAGATGGATGGGACCGGCTCGCTGACTGAAAGGCTTGGCGCGGAGCCGGATGAGGCATGGGTCGTCAGGCCTGACTCCCACATCGCCGCGATCATCCCCCACGCGAGTCCGGAGTCGGTGGCGGCCGCCTTGAGCCGCGCGCTGGGCGGCTCGCCTGACATAACCCCATAA
- a CDS encoding MBL fold metallo-hydrolase: MAKPFASSADLGEKEQTMEVLADGVYALTAEGDPNVGAIEGEDFLVCFEALATPVAAREWLTRLRAHTGKPIRYLVLSHYHAVRVLGASAFGADVIVTHDKTRELITERGEQDWASEYARMPRLFKEPESIPGLTWPTATFSDTFTIDLGGDRGDLVLAYCGRGHTEGDLVAWLPRHRIMFAGDLVESQAALYTGDAFHREWSAGTLDRVASFGAETLVGGRGAVARGKAGVEAAIAQTRDFLRVMLREVGAAGTLKEAFHNTHRALEPRYGSWPIFEHCLPFNVSRLWDELHGVERPRVWTAERDREVWDELQS, from the coding sequence ATGGCCAAGCCGTTCGCCTCGTCGGCGGATCTCGGTGAGAAAGAGCAGACCATGGAGGTGCTGGCGGACGGCGTGTACGCGCTCACCGCCGAAGGCGACCCGAACGTGGGCGCCATCGAGGGCGAGGACTTCCTCGTCTGCTTCGAGGCCCTGGCCACGCCGGTGGCCGCCCGCGAGTGGCTGACGAGGCTGCGTGCGCACACCGGCAAGCCGATCAGGTATCTGGTGTTGTCGCACTACCACGCCGTCAGGGTGCTGGGCGCGTCGGCGTTCGGCGCGGACGTGATCGTGACGCACGACAAGACCCGCGAGCTGATCACCGAGCGCGGCGAGCAGGACTGGGCCAGTGAATACGCCAGGATGCCCCGCCTGTTCAAGGAGCCCGAGTCGATCCCCGGCCTGACGTGGCCGACGGCGACGTTCAGTGACACGTTCACCATCGACCTGGGCGGCGACCGGGGCGATCTGGTGCTGGCCTACTGCGGGCGCGGCCACACCGAGGGCGACCTGGTGGCGTGGCTGCCGCGGCATCGGATCATGTTCGCCGGCGACCTCGTCGAGTCGCAGGCCGCCCTCTACACGGGCGACGCCTTCCACCGCGAGTGGTCTGCGGGCACGCTCGACCGGGTGGCGTCGTTCGGGGCGGAGACGCTGGTCGGCGGCAGGGGAGCGGTGGCCAGGGGCAAGGCCGGGGTGGAGGCGGCCATCGCGCAGACCCGTGACTTCCTCCGGGTCATGCTGCGTGAGGTGGGCGCCGCCGGGACGCTGAAGGAGGCCTTCCACAACACGCACCGCGCTCTGGAGCCCCGCTACGGCTCCTGGCCGATCTTCGAGCACTGCCTGCCGTTCAACGTCTCCCGGCTCTGGGACGAGTTGCACGGCGTCGAACGGCCGCGCGTCTGGACCGCCGAGCGTGACCGCGAGGTCTGGGACGAGCTGCAGTCATGA
- the paaN gene encoding phenylacetic acid degradation protein PaaN → MFEHNRDTLEKALSAIAGRGYWSAYPESPSPRVYGEGAAERGKEAFESYLGKPFPLDQPGTGAWIGAERSPYGIDLGVTYPEPVVEDLIGAAKAAMPAWRDAGPDTRALACVEIVNRINQHSFELANAVQHTTGQAFVMAFQAGGPHAQDRALEAVTYGYAAMTASAPIAHWEKPGKGEPLVMDKRFTVVPRGVALVIGCNTFPTWNAYPGLFASLVTGNPVIVKPHPRAVLPLAITVRIAREVLAEAGFDPALVSLAAEEGRGLAKTLATHPDVRIVDFTGSTEFGDWLEQNARQALVHTEKAGVNTVVVDSTDSWRGMLGNLAFSLSLYSGQMCTAPQNILVPAGGIDTDEGHKGFEEVASGLAAAVGKLLGDDARAVELTGAIVNPDVLARVESAPSLGDVVLPSRAVRHPSFPDAVIRTPVIVRVDPSASDVYGREHFGPIAFLVPTASTEESLEVLRRTTKARGALTASAYSTSPEVLDQAESAALDAGVNLSCNLTAGVFVNQSAAFSDYHGTGANPAATASLTDPGYVAGRFHMVQSRRPA, encoded by the coding sequence ATGTTCGAACACAACCGCGACACCCTGGAGAAAGCCCTTTCGGCGATCGCCGGACGGGGATATTGGAGCGCCTATCCCGAGTCGCCGAGCCCGCGCGTCTACGGCGAAGGGGCGGCCGAGCGGGGCAAGGAGGCGTTCGAGTCCTACCTCGGCAAGCCGTTCCCCCTCGACCAGCCAGGCACCGGGGCCTGGATCGGCGCCGAGCGCTCGCCGTACGGCATCGACCTCGGCGTCACTTACCCCGAGCCCGTCGTCGAGGACCTCATCGGCGCGGCCAAGGCGGCGATGCCGGCCTGGCGCGACGCCGGCCCCGACACCCGCGCCCTGGCCTGCGTCGAGATCGTCAACCGCATCAACCAGCACAGCTTCGAGCTCGCCAACGCGGTGCAGCACACGACCGGGCAGGCGTTCGTGATGGCGTTCCAGGCGGGCGGCCCGCACGCGCAGGATCGCGCCCTGGAGGCCGTCACGTACGGCTACGCCGCCATGACGGCCTCCGCCCCGATCGCCCACTGGGAGAAGCCGGGCAAAGGCGAGCCGCTCGTCATGGACAAGCGCTTCACCGTCGTGCCCAGGGGCGTCGCGCTGGTGATCGGGTGCAACACGTTCCCGACGTGGAACGCGTACCCGGGGCTGTTCGCCTCGCTCGTCACCGGCAACCCCGTGATCGTCAAGCCGCATCCCCGGGCCGTCCTGCCGCTCGCGATCACCGTGCGGATCGCCCGCGAGGTGCTGGCCGAGGCCGGCTTCGACCCGGCGCTCGTGTCGCTGGCCGCCGAGGAGGGCCGAGGACTGGCCAAGACCCTGGCCACGCACCCGGACGTCCGCATCGTCGACTTCACCGGCTCCACCGAGTTCGGCGACTGGCTGGAGCAGAACGCCCGCCAGGCCCTCGTGCACACCGAGAAGGCCGGGGTCAACACCGTCGTCGTCGACTCCACCGACTCCTGGCGGGGCATGCTGGGCAATCTGGCGTTCTCGTTGTCGCTCTACAGCGGTCAGATGTGCACCGCCCCGCAGAACATCCTCGTCCCCGCCGGCGGGATCGACACGGACGAGGGGCACAAGGGCTTCGAGGAGGTCGCCTCAGGGCTGGCCGCCGCGGTCGGCAAGCTGCTCGGGGACGATGCCCGGGCGGTCGAGCTGACCGGCGCCATCGTCAACCCCGACGTGCTGGCGCGGGTGGAGAGCGCGCCCTCGCTGGGGGACGTGGTGCTGCCGTCGCGGGCCGTCCGGCACCCGTCTTTCCCCGACGCGGTGATCAGGACGCCGGTGATCGTCCGCGTGGACCCGTCCGCCTCGGACGTCTACGGGCGCGAGCACTTCGGGCCGATCGCGTTCCTCGTTCCCACGGCCTCCACCGAGGAGAGCCTGGAGGTGCTGCGCCGCACGACCAAGGCGCGCGGGGCGCTCACCGCGTCCGCCTACTCCACCTCCCCGGAGGTGCTCGACCAGGCCGAGAGCGCCGCACTGGACGCGGGCGTCAACCTGTCGTGCAACCTGACCGCCGGCGTCTTCGTCAACCAGTCGGCCGCCTTCAGCGACTACCACGGCACCGGTGCCAACCCGGCCGCCACGGCCTCCCTCACCGACCCCGGCTACGTGGCCGGCCGCTTCCACATGGTGCAGTCCCGCCGCCCGGCGTGA